A region from the Haloarcula limicola genome encodes:
- a CDS encoding MutS-related protein has protein sequence MRLEEYWGIGPKTSELLAEKLGVERAVEAIETANTRTLTAAGLSRGRATRILRRATGAESMDLLATRDTRDVYKELLDLAEEYAVTADAADRIRVLTPLPTREAMTERLDDVLEAKGTWSDLADDDQRAVLDAFDRYDAETGERAAVETALALLETGVGDGVFEQVAALDTDALEDARAALAGLAGEGERVGEGADAELDRLRTQLGEVEDLAAATPEVVEAVQDGARRPADFQDALVRYVTDETGMDATRVRDAMPSEATDAQDFVDAALRELRRSLRTAVEERETAVAERLEDNLAAAREDIDAAVTVVDEVSLAVSLARFAIAYDLTRPTFVDRETIAVRNARNLTLADADDVQPVTYAVGDHALDIERTDAPPSGDRVAVLTGANSGGKTTLLETLCQVQLLAQMGLPVPADAAEVGVVDTVVFHRRHASFNAGVLESTLRSVVPPLTGGDRTLMLVDEFEAITEPGSAANLLHGLVTLTVDRDALGVFVTHLAADLEPLPDAARVDGIFAEGLDSDLNLQVDYQPRFGTVGKSTPEFIVSRLVANANDPVERGGFETLAQAVGEEAVQRTLSDVRWNEGE, from the coding sequence ATGCGACTGGAGGAGTACTGGGGGATCGGACCGAAGACGTCCGAGCTGCTGGCCGAGAAGTTAGGCGTCGAACGGGCCGTCGAGGCCATCGAGACGGCGAACACGCGGACGCTGACCGCCGCGGGACTCTCCCGCGGGCGGGCGACGCGCATCCTCCGGCGAGCGACTGGAGCCGAGTCGATGGATCTGCTGGCGACCCGAGACACCCGCGACGTCTACAAGGAACTGCTGGACCTCGCCGAGGAGTACGCGGTCACGGCCGACGCCGCCGACAGGATTCGCGTCCTGACGCCGCTGCCCACCCGCGAGGCGATGACCGAGCGACTGGACGACGTCCTCGAAGCCAAGGGGACCTGGAGCGACCTCGCCGACGACGACCAGCGGGCCGTCCTCGACGCCTTCGACCGCTACGACGCGGAGACCGGCGAGCGAGCGGCCGTCGAGACGGCGCTCGCGCTGCTGGAGACCGGCGTCGGGGACGGCGTCTTCGAGCAGGTGGCGGCGCTCGATACCGACGCGCTCGAAGACGCTCGGGCGGCGCTGGCCGGTCTCGCCGGCGAGGGCGAACGCGTCGGCGAGGGGGCCGACGCGGAACTCGACCGCCTCCGCACGCAGCTCGGCGAAGTCGAGGACTTGGCGGCCGCCACGCCCGAGGTGGTCGAGGCCGTCCAGGACGGGGCGCGCCGCCCGGCCGACTTCCAGGACGCGCTCGTCCGGTACGTCACCGACGAGACGGGGATGGACGCCACGCGAGTCCGCGACGCGATGCCGAGCGAAGCGACGGATGCACAGGACTTCGTCGACGCCGCCCTCCGCGAGCTGCGCCGGTCGCTCCGGACCGCCGTCGAGGAGCGCGAAACCGCGGTCGCCGAGCGACTGGAAGACAACCTCGCGGCCGCGCGCGAGGACATCGACGCGGCCGTCACCGTCGTCGACGAGGTCTCGCTGGCCGTCTCGCTGGCTCGGTTCGCCATCGCCTACGACCTGACGCGACCGACGTTCGTCGACCGCGAGACGATAGCCGTGCGAAACGCCCGCAACCTCACGCTCGCCGACGCCGACGACGTGCAACCGGTCACCTACGCCGTCGGCGACCACGCGCTCGACATCGAGCGGACCGACGCCCCGCCCAGCGGCGACCGGGTGGCGGTTCTCACCGGCGCGAACTCCGGCGGGAAGACGACCCTGCTGGAGACGCTCTGTCAGGTCCAGTTGCTCGCGCAGATGGGGCTGCCGGTCCCCGCCGACGCCGCGGAGGTCGGCGTCGTCGACACCGTCGTCTTCCACCGCCGACACGCCTCGTTCAACGCGGGCGTCCTCGAATCGACGCTCCGGTCGGTCGTCCCGCCGCTGACCGGCGGCGACCGGACCCTGATGCTCGTCGACGAGTTCGAGGCCATCACCGAACCCGGTTCGGCGGCGAACCTGTTGCACGGCCTCGTCACGCTGACCGTCGACCGCGACGCGCTGGGCGTCTTCGTCACGCACCTCGCGGCGGACCTCGAACCGCTCCCCGACGCCGCCCGCGTCGACGGCATCTTCGCCGAGGGGCTGGACTCCGACCTGAACTTACAGGTGGACTATCAGC
- a CDS encoding twin-arginine translocation signal domain-containing protein: MERHPLDSSRRDVMKALGAGAVLSGLGGTATAQTDDGQTDDGQGGDTPSPGDGAGTVYEVETLIRGPPTNPDRPVDFFYQPTGLHLRPGDVIKFVFTTPDHNVVSYHPAFGMRRRVPTGVHAFSSPILGWQPRSIADDQIEPPAEMDGGGEGGQGGAGQQSGDQQGGGQGDGQGGGGPQNGGQQGGSPRGPVPSTWLYAFETPGVYDLLCSPHETYGMAMRVVVGDATEAPFETSDPSALPAPRAGPVELARETLTDPALQPSNIVEQGAVAWESLEAVGGRSGQTQG; encoded by the coding sequence ATGGAACGACATCCACTCGACTCCTCGCGGCGGGACGTGATGAAGGCGCTCGGCGCGGGCGCGGTGCTGTCGGGACTCGGCGGAACGGCGACCGCACAGACCGACGACGGACAGACAGATGACGGACAAGGCGGCGACACCCCTTCACCCGGTGACGGTGCGGGTACGGTCTACGAAGTCGAGACGCTGATACGGGGGCCGCCGACCAATCCGGATCGGCCGGTCGACTTCTTCTATCAGCCGACCGGTCTCCACCTCCGGCCGGGCGACGTGATCAAGTTCGTCTTCACCACGCCGGACCACAACGTCGTCAGCTACCACCCGGCCTTCGGGATGCGACGCCGGGTGCCGACCGGCGTGCACGCCTTCTCCTCGCCGATACTGGGCTGGCAACCGCGCTCGATCGCCGACGACCAGATCGAGCCGCCGGCCGAGATGGACGGAGGCGGCGAAGGCGGACAGGGAGGCGCTGGACAGCAGAGCGGCGATCAACAGGGTGGCGGACAGGGAGACGGGCAAGGCGGCGGTGGACCGCAGAATGGGGGACAGCAGGGCGGTAGTCCCCGCGGACCCGTCCCGTCGACGTGGCTCTACGCTTTCGAGACGCCGGGCGTCTACGACCTGCTGTGTTCGCCCCACGAGACGTACGGCATGGCGATGCGCGTCGTCGTTGGCGACGCCACCGAAGCGCCCTTCGAGACGAGCGATCCGAGCGCGCTCCCGGCACCGCGTGCCGGGCCCGTCGAACTCGCCCGAGAGACGCTCACGGATCCGGCGCTGCAGCCGTCGAACATCGTCGAACAGGGGGCAGTAGCGTGGGAGTCACTGGAGGCCGTCGGCGGGCGGTCCGGGCAGACACAGGGCTGA
- a CDS encoding zinc ribbon domain-containing protein, which translates to MDEWRTADDPACPACGKSLAATATACPACGEQLVSEEVAALLDERMSAAHDGDANAAPRWAVLLTGLALGIAIAPLLAYAVVIAVGDLPPLAIGGLLLAGWLGSAAALARLPNPSAALARGLSLVVAGVLAVMAALGYDSVSGGGVGSDRTLLVAAALAVPAVAAALLARRVSERAARQARGEPGPLHERAGFGSDGTEESADERP; encoded by the coding sequence ATGGACGAGTGGCGCACGGCCGACGACCCGGCCTGTCCCGCCTGCGGGAAGTCACTGGCAGCGACGGCGACGGCGTGCCCGGCCTGCGGCGAGCAGTTGGTCTCCGAAGAGGTGGCGGCCCTCCTCGACGAGCGGATGAGCGCGGCCCACGACGGCGACGCGAACGCCGCGCCGCGGTGGGCCGTCCTCCTGACGGGGCTCGCGCTCGGAATCGCCATCGCGCCGCTGCTCGCCTACGCCGTCGTCATCGCCGTCGGCGACCTGCCCCCTCTCGCGATCGGCGGCCTCCTGCTCGCCGGCTGGCTCGGGTCGGCGGCGGCGCTCGCTCGCCTCCCGAACCCGAGTGCGGCGCTCGCTCGCGGGCTCTCCCTCGTCGTCGCCGGCGTTCTGGCCGTCATGGCGGCGCTGGGCTACGACTCGGTTTCCGGTGGCGGTGTCGGTTCGGATCGAACGCTCCTCGTCGCCGCCGCGCTGGCGGTTCCCGCCGTCGCTGCGGCGCTCTTGGCGCGGCGCGTCTCCGAGCGCGCCGCCCGGCAGGCCCGTGGCGAACCCGGTCCGCTCCACGAACGCGCGGGGTTCGGCAGCGACGGCACGGAAGAGTCTGCGGACGAGCGGCCCTGA
- a CDS encoding DEAD/DEAH box helicase, translating to MSETGVAAFSVLGDEVRSALSERGFTTPTEPQREAIPRLARGEDALVVAPTGTGKTETAMLPVLDALASADEERFGIGALYITPLRALNRDMRERLEWWGETLDLDVDVRHGDTTDYQRQKQANDPPDVLVTTPETLQAMLTGSKLRTALEDVDHVVVDEVHELAAAKRGAQLTVGLERLREVSGPFQRIGLSATVGDPREVGRFLTGGRGCSVVAVDIGSRLDVNVVRPQVTDRDERLSRELVTDAETASHVRFIDDLIRENESVLLFVNTRQTAEALGSRFKELGTNLGVHHGSLSKEARIDVEDQFKAGELDALLCTSSMELGIDVGRVDHVVQYGSPRQVSRLVQRVGRAGHRRDEISSGTVVTTHADDTLEALAIARQAQDGDVEPAEIHDGSLDTVANQLAGIVMDTGEVRAMESYRIITRAYPFRDIDEAAFKEVVRELAENNVVWLDEDRDTLEKRRGTWQYFYQNLSMIPDEATYDVEDVASGQQVGTLDERFVVNFATPGEVFVQRGEMWRITNIDEEEEIVTVSPIEDPAGEVPSWVGSEIPVPRAVAGEVGELRRVAGEQLQEGAPAESVAAHVARRYDADRETVADGLSQLEGHEAPIPDAETILVEFRGREVLVNCCYGHKVNETLGRVLSALLGQRAGSSVAMEVDPYRIELEVPRRISAGDVMEVLEGTDPDHLPALVELSLKNADALKFKLAQVATKFGSLKRWRGRGSTDFGRDRLLAALEDTPMYDEALREVRHEDLAIEETAALLEALQSGEVALETVGERTPIGLGGNASGRELLSPENADASVIQTVRERIQSDRVILACLHCREWDRKQQVKRVRDQPECPKCGSTRVAALNPWADEVVSAVRADEKDEEQEKMTERAYRAGSLVQTHGKQAVVALAARGVGPHNAARIINRLREDEDEFYRDILRQEREYARTQSFWG from the coding sequence ATGAGTGAGACCGGTGTCGCGGCGTTCAGCGTGCTCGGCGACGAGGTGCGAAGCGCCCTCTCCGAGCGCGGGTTCACGACGCCGACGGAACCGCAGCGCGAGGCGATTCCCCGTCTCGCGCGCGGCGAGGACGCGCTCGTCGTCGCCCCGACCGGCACCGGCAAGACCGAGACGGCGATGCTGCCCGTGTTGGACGCGCTCGCGTCGGCCGACGAGGAGCGGTTCGGCATCGGCGCGCTGTACATCACGCCGCTGCGGGCGCTCAACCGCGACATGCGCGAGCGGCTGGAGTGGTGGGGCGAGACGCTCGACTTGGACGTGGACGTCCGACACGGGGACACGACCGACTACCAGCGCCAGAAGCAGGCCAACGACCCGCCGGACGTGCTCGTGACGACCCCCGAGACGCTGCAGGCGATGCTCACGGGGTCGAAACTCCGGACGGCGCTCGAAGACGTGGACCACGTCGTCGTCGACGAAGTCCACGAACTCGCCGCGGCCAAGCGCGGCGCGCAGTTGACGGTCGGACTCGAACGATTGCGCGAAGTTTCGGGCCCGTTTCAGCGAATCGGCCTCTCAGCGACGGTGGGCGACCCACGGGAAGTCGGGCGCTTCCTCACCGGCGGCCGCGGGTGTTCCGTCGTCGCGGTGGACATCGGCAGCCGACTGGACGTGAACGTGGTGCGACCGCAGGTGACCGACCGCGACGAGCGGCTCTCCCGCGAACTGGTCACCGACGCCGAGACGGCCAGTCACGTCCGCTTCATCGACGACCTGATACGGGAGAACGAGTCCGTCCTGCTGTTCGTCAACACGCGACAGACCGCCGAGGCGCTCGGCTCGCGGTTCAAAGAGCTCGGGACGAACCTCGGCGTCCACCACGGGTCGCTCTCGAAGGAGGCCCGAATCGACGTGGAAGACCAGTTCAAGGCCGGGGAGCTCGACGCCCTGCTCTGTACCTCGTCGATGGAACTGGGCATCGACGTGGGCCGGGTCGACCACGTCGTCCAGTACGGCAGTCCCCGGCAGGTGTCCAGGCTCGTCCAGCGAGTCGGCCGCGCCGGCCACCGCCGCGACGAGATATCCTCGGGGACCGTCGTGACGACCCACGCCGACGACACGCTGGAGGCGCTGGCGATCGCCCGCCAGGCGCAGGACGGCGACGTCGAACCCGCCGAGATCCACGACGGGAGCCTCGACACCGTCGCAAACCAGTTGGCCGGTATCGTGATGGACACCGGCGAGGTGCGGGCGATGGAGTCGTACCGCATCATCACGCGGGCCTACCCGTTCCGCGATATCGACGAAGCGGCGTTCAAGGAAGTCGTCCGCGAACTCGCCGAGAACAACGTCGTCTGGCTGGACGAGGACCGCGACACGCTGGAGAAGCGCCGCGGCACGTGGCAGTACTTCTATCAGAACCTCTCGATGATCCCCGACGAGGCCACCTACGACGTGGAGGACGTGGCCTCGGGCCAGCAGGTCGGGACCTTAGACGAGCGGTTCGTCGTCAACTTCGCCACCCCCGGCGAGGTGTTCGTCCAGCGCGGCGAGATGTGGCGCATCACGAATATCGACGAAGAGGAAGAAATCGTGACCGTCTCCCCCATCGAGGACCCCGCCGGCGAAGTGCCTTCGTGGGTCGGAAGCGAGATTCCGGTCCCACGAGCCGTCGCGGGCGAGGTCGGCGAACTGCGGCGAGTCGCCGGCGAGCAGTTACAGGAGGGCGCGCCCGCCGAGTCGGTCGCGGCCCACGTCGCCCGCCGGTACGACGCCGACAGGGAGACAGTGGCCGACGGGCTCTCGCAACTGGAAGGCCACGAGGCACCGATCCCCGACGCCGAGACGATACTCGTGGAGTTCCGCGGCCGGGAGGTCCTCGTCAACTGCTGTTACGGCCACAAGGTCAACGAGACGCTGGGACGCGTCCTCTCGGCGCTGCTGGGCCAGCGGGCGGGGTCCTCGGTCGCGATGGAGGTCGACCCCTACCGCATCGAACTCGAAGTGCCTCGCCGCATCAGCGCCGGCGACGTGATGGAGGTCTTAGAGGGGACCGACCCCGACCACCTCCCGGCGCTCGTCGAGTTGAGCCTGAAGAACGCCGACGCGCTGAAGTTCAAGCTCGCGCAGGTCGCCACGAAGTTCGGGTCGCTCAAGCGCTGGCGCGGCCGCGGGTCGACGGACTTCGGTCGTGACCGACTGCTCGCCGCGCTGGAAGACACGCCGATGTACGACGAGGCGTTGCGCGAGGTGCGCCACGAGGACCTCGCCATCGAGGAGACGGCGGCGCTGCTAGAAGCGCTCCAGTCCGGCGAAGTCGCCCTCGAAACGGTCGGCGAACGCACGCCAATCGGTCTCGGCGGGAACGCCTCGGGCCGCGAACTGCTCTCGCCGGAGAACGCCGACGCGAGCGTCATCCAGACCGTGCGAGAGCGGATCCAGAGCGACCGCGTCATCCTCGCCTGTCTGCACTGTCGGGAGTGGGACCGCAAGCAGCAGGTCAAGCGAGTGCGAGACCAGCCGGAGTGTCCGAAGTGCGGGTCCACTCGCGTCGCCGCGCTGAACCCGTGGGCCGACGAGGTCGTGTCGGCGGTGCGAGCAGACGAGAAGGACGAGGAACAGGAGAAGATGACCGAGCGCGCTTACCGCGCCGGGTCGCTCGTCCAGACCCACGGCAAGCAGGCCGTCGTCGCCCTCGCCGCCCGCGGCGTCGGGCCGCACAACGCCGCGCGGATCATCAACCGCCTGCGCGAGGACGAAGACGAGTTCTACCGGGACATCCTCCGTCAGGAGCGGGAATACGCCAGAACGCAGTCGTTCTGGGGGTAG
- a CDS encoding creatininase family protein: MYLADEAWPDLESYFESESLALMPLGSTEQHGPHLPEATDHIIAESFARRAAEETGYLCTPTVNVGVSPHHRQFHGTMWADAPAFRDYVESVTRNLAYHGIDRVIFVNAHGGNVEHLREVGRRLRDDGTLYAIEWMWDESITDLIAETFETPGPHGGPKETSLIQHLAGELVHEERLEEARDGGCREFDETTGRVNGARTFYDAIDNTENGVLGDQTDASAEAGEKLFDAALSNLTGLCEWLDDQPAEGLFPKPHV, translated from the coding sequence ATGTATCTCGCCGACGAGGCGTGGCCGGACCTCGAATCGTACTTCGAGTCGGAGTCGCTGGCGCTGATGCCGCTGGGGTCGACGGAGCAACACGGGCCCCACCTTCCGGAAGCGACCGACCACATCATCGCCGAGTCCTTCGCCCGCCGGGCCGCCGAGGAGACCGGCTATCTCTGTACGCCGACCGTCAATGTCGGCGTCAGCCCCCACCACCGGCAGTTCCACGGGACGATGTGGGCCGACGCGCCGGCGTTCCGGGACTACGTCGAGAGCGTCACCCGGAATCTGGCGTACCACGGCATCGACCGCGTCATCTTCGTCAACGCCCACGGCGGCAACGTCGAGCATCTCCGCGAGGTGGGCCGCCGGCTGCGCGACGACGGGACGCTGTACGCCATCGAGTGGATGTGGGACGAGAGCATCACCGACCTGATCGCGGAGACGTTCGAGACGCCGGGTCCCCACGGCGGGCCCAAGGAGACGTCGCTCATTCAGCACCTCGCCGGCGAACTGGTCCACGAGGAGCGCCTCGAAGAGGCCCGCGACGGTGGCTGTCGGGAGTTCGACGAGACGACCGGCCGCGTCAACGGCGCGAGGACGTTCTACGACGCCATCGACAACACGGAAAACGGCGTGCTCGGCGACCAGACCGACGCCTCGGCCGAAGCGGGCGAGAAGTTGTTCGATGCGGCGCTCTCAAACCTCACCGGTCTCTGCGAGTGGTTAGACGACCAGCCCGCAGAAGGCCTCTTTCCGAAACCGCACGTGTAG
- a CDS encoding class 1 fructose-bisphosphatase: MNTLDDVERAVKDTAHYMRRNLANYAGRRGGGNPGDENPSGERQVGGDVWADDLFFDALSYVDGVGGYASEEREGVVDCGEGYTVAIDPLDGSANLASNNSVGTIVGVYDASLPATGRDMVASMMVLYGPYTTMTVAREDRDVVQEYLLRDGHSERWGTFSLPEEPTVVGIAGKSGERTDAVNDFARDLSRDLKLRYGGATVADLAQVLEYGGLFGYPATTTYPDGKLRVHFEAAPLAYLVEAASGGSSDGSQSLLDVEPDGLHGRTPTFLGNTELVERLEAAVSE, translated from the coding sequence ATGAACACGCTCGACGACGTCGAACGGGCGGTCAAGGACACGGCTCACTACATGCGCCGGAACCTCGCCAACTACGCCGGGCGACGCGGCGGCGGGAATCCGGGCGACGAGAACCCGAGCGGCGAACGGCAGGTCGGCGGCGACGTGTGGGCCGACGACCTCTTCTTCGACGCCCTGTCCTACGTCGACGGCGTCGGCGGCTACGCGAGCGAAGAGCGCGAGGGCGTCGTCGACTGCGGCGAGGGCTACACCGTCGCGATCGACCCGCTGGACGGCTCGGCCAACCTCGCGTCGAACAACTCTGTCGGTACGATCGTCGGCGTCTACGACGCGTCGCTTCCCGCGACCGGCCGCGACATGGTCGCGTCGATGATGGTCCTCTACGGCCCCTACACGACGATGACCGTCGCCCGCGAGGACCGCGACGTGGTCCAGGAGTACCTCCTGCGCGACGGCCACAGCGAGCGCTGGGGAACCTTCTCCCTGCCGGAGGAACCGACCGTCGTCGGCATCGCCGGCAAGTCCGGCGAGCGAACCGACGCTGTCAACGACTTCGCCAGAGACCTGAGCCGAGATCTGAAACTCCGCTACGGCGGGGCGACGGTCGCCGACCTCGCGCAGGTGCTGGAGTACGGCGGGCTCTTCGGGTACCCGGCGACGACCACCTATCCCGACGGGAAACTCCGCGTCCACTTCGAGGCCGCGCCGCTCGCGTACCTCGTGGAAGCGGCAAGCGGCGGCTCCTCCGACGGATCGCAGTCGCTGTTGGACGTCGAACCGGACGGTCTCCACGGGCGGACGCCGACGTTCCTCGGAAATACGGAACTCGTCGAGCGCTTAGAGGCCGCCGTGAGCGAGTGA
- a CDS encoding metallophosphoesterase, translated as MRVEPLPNAPAATVETGGERLLTVADFHAGIEAGLRYEGVSLQSAAEERRERLLALLDRARADRLVVLGDLGHAIGDPFAEEREELTALFDAVDVPVTLVKGNHDGDLEPVLAEMDAAVDVTPGHGTRIGDVGFVHGHTWPAPDVLNAEVVCVGHEHPVVRLEDEVGGARKERAWLRGSLVADPFADRYGAAVETSADLVVFPAFNDRSGGTWVNVEGQDFLAPFLPDGMADAEAFLLDGTRLGRYDRV; from the coding sequence ATGCGCGTCGAACCGCTCCCGAACGCCCCGGCCGCCACCGTCGAGACCGGCGGCGAGCGACTGCTGACTGTCGCGGACTTCCACGCCGGCATCGAGGCCGGCCTCCGCTACGAGGGCGTTTCGCTCCAGTCGGCGGCCGAGGAGCGACGCGAGCGGTTGCTGGCGCTGCTCGACCGGGCGCGAGCGGACCGACTGGTCGTCCTCGGCGACCTCGGCCACGCGATCGGCGACCCCTTCGCCGAGGAGCGCGAGGAGCTGACCGCGCTGTTCGACGCCGTAGACGTGCCGGTCACCCTCGTGAAGGGGAACCACGACGGCGATTTAGAACCCGTCCTCGCCGAGATGGACGCCGCCGTCGACGTGACGCCGGGCCACGGGACCCGCATCGGCGACGTGGGGTTCGTTCACGGGCACACGTGGCCGGCTCCCGACGTGCTGAACGCCGAGGTCGTCTGCGTCGGCCACGAACACCCGGTCGTCAGACTGGAGGACGAAGTCGGCGGTGCGCGGAAGGAGCGGGCGTGGCTCCGCGGGTCCCTCGTCGCCGATCCGTTCGCCGACCGCTACGGCGCGGCCGTCGAGACGAGCGCCGACCTCGTCGTCTTCCCGGCGTTCAACGACCGCTCTGGCGGGACGTGGGTCAACGTCGAGGGACAGGACTTCCTCGCGCCGTTCCTTCCGGACGGGATGGCCGACGCGGAGGCGTTCCTGCTCGACGGGACGCGGCTCGGGCGGTACGATCGGGTGTGA